In the genome of Vicia villosa cultivar HV-30 ecotype Madison, WI linkage group LG7, Vvil1.0, whole genome shotgun sequence, one region contains:
- the LOC131620205 gene encoding uncharacterized protein LOC131620205 produces the protein MANQRSNEAAIKNLENQVGQLAKQLSEQQPGASFSANTQTNPKEHCKAIFTRSGKEVNSGVNEEVIVEDEEEIIVEDEEEEVAVENEGEKSEEKIEEELVEKERKEKEEREKNDKKVKKNKKRNENVSTIPLQHLPYPHVQSRKEDARRYARFMDIFKQLHINIPSSEALEQMPKYDKFMKKMLTKKKKYTDEETVVLDAHCSAIIKNTPPRKEVDPGRVILPITIGGNYISNGLVDLGSSINLIPLSIVKRLGNIEMKHTMITLQLADKSIISPYGVVQDMRPPKDEHDNFRIDDEKGEIIEVENQFHKDKDKANHEGKTHHKNFKVGQMVLVCNSRLKVFPSKLKSKWSGPFVVKEVRNYGAIVVEDPKTQESWNVKEQRLKGYHDG, from the exons atGGCTAATCAAAGGAGTAATGAAGCGGCCATAAAGAATTTAGAAAATCAAGTGGGTCAACTTGCAAAGCAATTGTCCGAGCAACAACCGGGAGCATCCTTTTCCGCCAACACCCAAACCAATccaaaggagcattgcaaagccatTTTTACAAGAAGTGGGAAGGAGGTGAATAGTGGCGTAAATGAAGAGGTTATAGTGGAAGATGAGGAGGAAATAatagttgaagatgaagaggaggaAGTGGCAGTTGAAAATGAGGGAGAAAAGAGTGAGGAGAAGATAGAGGAAGAATTAGTTGAAAAAGagcggaaagaaaaagaagaaagagagaaaaatgacaaaaaagtgaAGAAGAATAAAAAGAGAAATGAGAATGTGAGCACAATTCCTCTCCAACATCTACCTTACCCGCACGTGCAGTCAAGGAAGGAAGACGCAAGGCGCTACGCTCGATTTATGGATATATTTaaacaacttcacataaatattCCATCTTCCGAAGCATTGGAGCAAATGCCCAAGTATGATAAATTTATGAAGaagatgctcacaaagaaaaagaagtacaCGGATGAAGAGACAGTTGTGCTTGATGCTCATTGTAGTGCAATTATTAAAAATACTCCCCCAAGAAAGGAAGTTGATCCGGGACGAGTCATTTTACCGATCACCATTGGAGGTAACTACATTAGTAATGGTTTGGTTGATTTGGGGTCTAGCATCAATTTAATacctttatccattgtcaagagATTGGGGAACATTGAGATGAAACACACCATGATAACTTTGCAACTAGCCGATAAGTCTATCATTTCACCATATGGAGTTGTACAAGACATGCGG CCTCCTAAGGATGAACATGACAACTTCCGAATCGATGATGAAAAAGGAGAAATCATTGAGGTGGAGAATCAATTTCACAAGGACAAGGACAAGGCAAATCATGAGGGAAAGACTCATCACAAAAACTTTAAAGTTGGACAAATGGTGCTTGTGTGCAATTCAAGACTCAAGGTGTTTCCTAGCAAGTTAAAGTCAAAGTGGTCGGGGCCATTTGTTGTGAAAGAGGTGCGAAATTATGGAGCCATTGTGGTGGAGGACCCCAAAACACAAGAAAGCTGGAATGTAAAGGAACAAAGACTCAAAGGCTACCACGATGGATAA